Proteins from one Natrinema salinisoli genomic window:
- a CDS encoding ABC transporter ATP-binding protein, whose translation MSDAETEPRSTNEEQGIDESERRELDASILELRNLEKHFGGITAVDGATFAVERGTITGLIGPNGAGKSTTFNCITGVHTPEEGAVIFDGEDITGREPYQIANRGLVRTFQIAREFPEMTVLENMMLAPKGQLGESLWRSVTPIARGDVVEQEKEMRERAWEMLEFFEIDHLAHEYAGNLSGGQRKLLELARALLTDPEMLLLDEPMAGVNPSLEKKLLGHIHELQEQGYTFLLVEHDMDVIMNHCEHVIVMHQGSVLAEGTAEAIQANEEVVEAYLGGDV comes from the coding sequence ATGAGTGACGCCGAAACCGAACCACGGTCCACGAACGAGGAGCAGGGAATCGACGAATCGGAACGCAGGGAACTCGATGCCTCGATACTCGAGCTCCGGAACCTCGAGAAGCACTTCGGCGGGATCACCGCCGTCGACGGCGCGACCTTCGCGGTCGAACGGGGCACGATTACGGGCCTGATCGGCCCGAACGGGGCCGGGAAGTCGACGACCTTCAACTGCATCACCGGCGTTCACACGCCGGAGGAGGGTGCAGTCATCTTCGACGGCGAGGACATCACGGGACGGGAACCGTACCAGATCGCCAACCGCGGTCTCGTTCGGACGTTCCAGATCGCTCGGGAGTTCCCCGAGATGACCGTCCTCGAGAACATGATGCTCGCGCCGAAGGGGCAACTCGGCGAGTCGCTGTGGCGGTCGGTCACCCCGATCGCCAGAGGGGACGTCGTCGAACAGGAAAAAGAGATGCGCGAGCGGGCGTGGGAAATGCTCGAGTTCTTCGAGATCGACCACCTCGCACACGAATACGCCGGCAACCTCTCGGGCGGGCAGCGGAAGTTACTCGAACTCGCTCGAGCGCTGCTGACGGACCCGGAGATGCTCCTCCTAGACGAGCCGATGGCGGGAGTCAACCCGTCGCTCGAGAAGAAGCTTCTGGGGCACATCCACGAGCTCCAGGAGCAGGGGTACACGTTCCTCCTGGTCGAGCACGATATGGACGTTATTATGAACCACTGCGAACACGTCATCGTCATGCACCAGGGGTCGGTTCTCGCCGAAGGGACGGCCGAAGCAATCCAGGCGAACGAGGAAGTCGTCGAGGCCTATCTCGGAGGTGACGTCTGA
- a CDS encoding ABC transporter ATP-binding protein, whose protein sequence is MGLLTVSDLDAGYGDLQILEGVDMTVDAGEYVTIVGPNGAGKSTVMKSIFGLTSYMGGSIEFDGEEISTYRPEDIISTGIGYVPQNDNVFPSLSVKENLEMGAYILDEVPEERLRRIYDRFPILEDRKSQKAGTMSGGQQQMLAMGRALMLDPDLLMLDEPSAGLAPDLVDDMFDRIDEINDGGTAVLLVEQNAKEALRRCDRGYVLVQGQNRYVDSGDALLADEQVRQDFLGG, encoded by the coding sequence ATGGGACTGCTCACGGTTTCCGATCTCGACGCGGGGTATGGAGACTTACAGATCCTCGAGGGCGTCGACATGACCGTCGACGCGGGCGAGTACGTCACGATCGTCGGTCCGAACGGGGCGGGGAAGTCGACGGTCATGAAGTCGATCTTCGGTCTGACGAGCTACATGGGCGGCTCGATCGAGTTCGACGGCGAGGAGATCAGCACGTACCGACCCGAGGACATCATCTCGACGGGAATCGGCTACGTGCCACAGAACGACAACGTCTTTCCGTCGCTCTCGGTCAAAGAGAACCTCGAGATGGGGGCGTACATTCTGGACGAGGTCCCCGAAGAGCGCCTTCGGCGGATCTACGACCGGTTTCCCATCCTCGAGGACCGCAAGTCCCAGAAGGCGGGCACGATGAGCGGTGGGCAACAGCAGATGCTCGCGATGGGGCGAGCACTGATGCTCGACCCCGATCTGCTCATGCTGGACGAGCCCAGTGCCGGGCTCGCACCCGATCTGGTCGACGACATGTTCGATCGGATCGACGAGATCAACGACGGCGGCACGGCGGTGCTCCTCGTCGAGCAGAACGCGAAAGAGGCGTTACGTCGGTGTGATCGCGGTTACGTGCTCGTGCAGGGTCAGAACAGGTACGTCGACAGCGGCGACGCCTTGCTCGCCGACGAACAGGTTCGACAGGACTTCCTCGGCGGCTAG